The Fortiea contorta PCC 7126 genome has a segment encoding these proteins:
- a CDS encoding ATP-binding protein has protein sequence MAQSSLNYQQLLEEQEPETDLGALSKHSPEIESLIERLRKSDTYYLFIRDRQLFNWLDLQRDSRANGYVVAVSCADLRKACQFYRLRYVRKRGSLHTIPMPVVYAQVQQPGSPTDLFLAILSELSNPFTGVCQLKLLRNRTWMTLSYYNVSVLIVGNAHYLSYQSFNELVEIARHLKISVIPVGSLYLHEILTRQSKKYTDVANTFLDWHEFSSFQKQEIAEVVSSWESQVLGEWKQPLNLASDSAVVNILYERSGGQAETLYEMLRKIAIFSLEKPDLALNVSSLKSILLTRSKPTSRMSI, from the coding sequence ATGGCGCAATCATCACTAAATTATCAACAATTGTTAGAAGAGCAAGAGCCGGAAACTGACCTGGGGGCGCTATCAAAACATTCGCCAGAAATAGAATCTTTAATTGAGCGTCTGAGAAAAAGTGATACCTATTACCTTTTCATCCGAGACCGACAACTTTTCAACTGGTTAGATTTGCAACGTGACTCTAGAGCTAATGGTTATGTTGTTGCAGTTAGTTGTGCAGATTTGAGAAAAGCTTGTCAATTTTATCGCCTGAGATATGTGCGGAAACGAGGAAGTTTACATACAATTCCCATGCCTGTTGTTTATGCACAAGTTCAACAGCCTGGTTCTCCAACAGATTTATTTCTAGCAATTTTGTCAGAACTGAGTAATCCTTTTACGGGAGTATGTCAATTAAAACTTTTAAGAAATCGTACTTGGATGACACTCAGTTACTACAACGTTAGTGTGCTAATCGTTGGGAATGCACATTACCTCAGCTATCAATCTTTTAACGAGCTTGTTGAAATTGCTCGCCACTTAAAAATTTCCGTAATTCCTGTAGGTTCGCTTTATCTACACGAAATTCTCACTCGTCAAAGTAAGAAATACACGGATGTAGCCAATACATTCTTAGATTGGCATGAATTTAGCTCATTCCAGAAGCAAGAAATAGCCGAAGTCGTATCAAGTTGGGAGTCTCAAGTTCTAGGCGAATGGAAACAACCATTAAATCTCGCAAGTGATAGTGCCGTCGTAAACATTCTTTATGAAAGGTCAGGGGGACAGGCTGAAACTCTATATGAAATGCTACGAAAGATTGCCATCTTTTCCCTAGAAAAGCCTGACTTAGCTCTCAATGTTTCATCTTTGAAATCCATTTTGTTGACTCGTAGTAAACCTACTAGCAGAATGTCCATTTAG
- a CDS encoding Mu transposase C-terminal domain-containing protein: MLEKKARQDEQNNLFEVAPIGTELTVSTQQDRKILIEQIEDAQTKTEILLKMDAIEDIRTASGDSKQERIKQWAQKLGKHPRTITRMLSKADKEGLAAIAKATRSDAGKRRGKKQWHQSVEYWIDFIEKTYKDGNKNSRRMNRNQVYNQVQGHAELELGLKEGEYPSHVFVYQVLAPLVEKKKVRHPGQGSRIVIKTTAGELVVERSNQVWQIDHTRLDSLLVNENLELAGSLYITVVIDSYSGCAMGFYLGFEAAGSHEVALALRHAMRPKQYPPDYQIQHEWMLAGLPEYIVTDRAKEFKSGHLRQIAMDLNIQLRLRAYPQQGGLIESLFDKANKEVLSMLPGYKGSNVQKRPSDAEKYACITYEEFERILTRYFVDHYNQHLYPRVKNQTRIQRWWAGLIGKQPQLLEERALDICLMKTVPRCVQAYGCVQFECLIYSATWLQKFEGQQVTLRYNPSNIVTLLVYSVEKNNQASVFLGTVKARDLDEERLSLKEWKATKQKIRSGGKAIDQSSILSERLALNEFAQEKIKTLKQRRASEQKRINRKLNQSKVIELFPEEKETAVVLERETDAPELSEQSAFNLVSEPKQQCVKPIPTIAYDWNQIMEENW; the protein is encoded by the coding sequence ATGCTAGAAAAGAAAGCTAGACAAGATGAACAAAACAATCTGTTTGAGGTGGCACCCATAGGGACGGAGTTGACGGTGTCCACTCAACAAGACCGCAAAATCTTGATTGAGCAAATTGAGGATGCCCAAACGAAAACAGAGATTCTTTTAAAAATGGATGCAATAGAGGATATCCGTACTGCTTCTGGTGATAGCAAACAAGAACGTATCAAACAGTGGGCGCAAAAGTTAGGGAAGCATCCACGAACCATTACCCGCATGTTGTCTAAAGCTGACAAAGAAGGATTAGCAGCAATAGCCAAAGCCACACGCTCAGATGCTGGGAAACGCAGAGGGAAAAAGCAATGGCATCAGAGCGTGGAGTATTGGATAGATTTTATCGAAAAAACCTATAAAGATGGCAATAAAAATAGCCGTCGCATGAATCGCAACCAAGTTTATAACCAGGTTCAGGGACATGCCGAATTAGAATTAGGGTTGAAAGAGGGTGAATACCCAAGCCATGTTTTTGTTTATCAAGTGCTAGCTCCCTTAGTTGAAAAGAAAAAAGTCCGGCATCCAGGGCAAGGTTCTCGGATTGTAATTAAGACAACAGCAGGAGAGTTAGTAGTTGAGCGTAGTAATCAAGTCTGGCAAATAGACCATACTCGTTTAGACAGTTTATTAGTAAATGAAAATTTGGAACTAGCTGGTAGTCTCTACATTACTGTTGTCATCGATAGCTATTCCGGGTGTGCAATGGGGTTCTATCTAGGCTTTGAGGCAGCAGGATCTCATGAAGTAGCGCTAGCTCTGCGTCATGCTATGAGGCCCAAGCAGTATCCGCCTGATTACCAAATACAACATGAGTGGATGCTTGCGGGTTTGCCTGAGTATATTGTCACAGACCGAGCTAAGGAATTTAAATCTGGGCATTTGCGACAAATTGCAATGGATTTGAACATTCAACTACGGTTACGTGCTTATCCGCAGCAAGGAGGTTTAATTGAAAGCCTGTTTGACAAGGCAAATAAGGAAGTTTTGTCAATGCTACCAGGCTATAAAGGCTCCAATGTCCAAAAAAGACCATCAGATGCCGAAAAGTATGCCTGCATCACCTACGAAGAATTTGAAAGAATATTAACTCGATATTTTGTTGACCACTACAATCAACATCTCTATCCAAGAGTCAAGAATCAGACACGAATTCAACGGTGGTGGGCAGGGTTAATTGGCAAACAACCTCAGCTGCTAGAAGAACGTGCGTTAGATATATGCTTAATGAAGACAGTACCGCGCTGTGTGCAAGCGTATGGCTGTGTACAGTTTGAGTGTTTAATCTATAGTGCTACTTGGCTACAAAAATTTGAGGGACAACAAGTCACTCTCAGATACAATCCCAGCAATATTGTTACTCTCCTAGTTTATAGCGTGGAGAAGAACAATCAAGCATCTGTTTTTCTAGGTACGGTAAAAGCCAGAGATTTAGATGAAGAACGACTGTCGTTGAAAGAGTGGAAGGCAACAAAGCAAAAAATTCGCTCTGGTGGTAAAGCTATTGACCAGTCATCAATATTATCAGAGCGACTAGCTTTAAATGAGTTTGCTCAAGAGAAAATCAAGACACTTAAACAACGACGAGCTTCAGAACAAAAACGGATTAACCGCAAATTAAATCAAAGCAAAGTTATTGAATTATTTCCTGAAGAAAAGGAGACTGCTGTTGTTTTAGAAAGGGAAACAGATGCTCCTGAACTATCTGAACAATCAGCTTTCAACTTGGTCAGTGAACCCAAACAACAATGCGTTAAACCGATTCCAACCATTGCTTATGACTGGAACCAAATTATGGAAGAGAATTGGTAG
- the dnaB gene encoding replicative DNA helicase: MAEQLSFQGSDRLPPQNIEVEEAILGGIMLDPEAMGRVSDQLIPEAFYISSHKDIYQAALRLYSQSKPTDLLAVTSWLADHDLLARIGGRNKLATLIDRTVSAVNIDALAELVMDKYMRRQLIKAGNEIVHLGYETETELPVILDRSEQKIFQLSHQSLGSNTEHNSTINIAAYEELESKSPIYPTGLSELDKLMVGFEGGTLTIVGGRPSMGKSFIASFLALQMILLHKLPVIFFSLEMTKKQLEYRLWSLISVTNAYKHFELLPLKCDRIRRHRAGSEPLADWEFDSVAKIIGIASELPLYINDSRGITVSGIASECRQVKAKEGKLGLVVVDYLQMMAEDSGGNRSYELGDVARGIYKMAGDLDVPVLALSQISRGVESRQNKRPMMSDLSQSGILEMVADNIILAYRDDYYNPNTEDQGILELIMAKSRHGSTGAATVFFDKSYGIIQNLQ, from the coding sequence ATGGCTGAACAACTAAGTTTTCAAGGCAGCGATCGCCTACCACCCCAAAACATCGAAGTGGAAGAGGCGATTTTGGGTGGGATAATGCTTGATCCAGAAGCGATGGGTAGGGTGAGCGATCAGCTGATTCCAGAAGCCTTTTACATTAGCTCCCACAAAGATATCTATCAAGCAGCTCTTAGGCTCTACAGTCAAAGTAAACCTACTGACTTGCTGGCGGTCACAAGCTGGCTTGCTGACCACGATTTGCTTGCCCGTATTGGTGGTAGAAATAAATTAGCAACGCTCATAGACCGCACCGTGTCAGCTGTCAACATCGATGCCTTAGCTGAGTTGGTGATGGATAAGTATATGCGGCGGCAGTTGATCAAGGCTGGCAATGAAATTGTGCATCTGGGCTACGAGACAGAAACTGAGCTACCAGTTATCCTTGACCGCTCAGAACAAAAAATCTTTCAACTTTCTCACCAAAGCTTAGGCTCAAACACTGAACACAACAGCACGATTAACATTGCTGCTTATGAAGAATTAGAGTCTAAAAGTCCCATTTATCCTACGGGACTTTCTGAACTCGATAAGTTAATGGTGGGATTTGAAGGTGGCACTCTCACCATTGTTGGCGGCAGACCATCAATGGGAAAGTCTTTCATTGCTAGTTTTCTAGCTTTGCAGATGATACTACTTCACAAGTTACCCGTCATCTTCTTTTCACTAGAGATGACTAAAAAGCAATTGGAGTATCGGTTGTGGAGTTTAATAAGTGTCACCAATGCCTACAAGCATTTTGAGTTGCTGCCTTTAAAATGCGATCGCATCCGCAGACACCGCGCCGGCTCTGAACCCCTAGCTGACTGGGAGTTTGATAGCGTTGCCAAAATTATTGGTATTGCTTCTGAACTGCCTCTGTACATAAATGATAGCCGAGGCATTACCGTTTCTGGAATTGCTTCTGAATGCCGTCAAGTTAAAGCTAAAGAAGGAAAGCTAGGGTTAGTTGTAGTCGATTACCTGCAAATGATGGCAGAGGACTCTGGTGGTAACCGCAGTTATGAACTCGGAGATGTGGCCAGGGGAATTTACAAAATGGCTGGGGATTTAGATGTTCCAGTGCTGGCACTTTCTCAAATCTCCAGGGGAGTAGAGAGTAGACAGAATAAGCGTCCGATGATGAGTGACCTCAGCCAGTCAGGAATTCTAGAGATGGTTGCCGATAATATCATCCTTGCTTACCGGGACGATTACTACAACCCGAATACAGAAGACCAAGGAATTCTAGAACTCATCATGGCTAAATCTCGCCACGGTAGTACAGGCGCAGCAACAGTGTTTTTTGACAAGTCATATGGAATTATCCAGAATTTGCAGTGA
- a CDS encoding MarR family transcriptional regulator, with protein MTQNSSKIQGKFYPLQHEEWLKACRELTPAQKDVLYYIRTLDPYGDGVELSVSGIARQLSTENKEVHRSTVSRALKALDDKGFVDLELLKVKVKILAGGLHCCDETTVLPTDNTVAYRQQARSLRNKRDHDATDAIATQQPSSESLAQSQSSDPKTYSDFIQTLSEEERASFLNFCVEKTKNLSQPVNDIEAWLAHKNKAGKNRWEVYYEKFLDSQHSSSKKSRNSQIAKKLQQEIEEQRLQAIENLRGKT; from the coding sequence ATGACACAAAACAGTTCAAAAATTCAAGGTAAATTTTACCCACTCCAGCACGAAGAATGGCTGAAAGCCTGCCGAGAATTAACGCCAGCACAGAAAGATGTGCTGTACTACATTCGCACTCTCGACCCTTATGGCGACGGGGTTGAGTTGTCTGTTTCTGGGATAGCTAGGCAACTGTCAACAGAGAATAAAGAAGTACATCGCTCTACAGTTAGCCGCGCTCTCAAAGCCTTAGATGACAAGGGATTTGTTGACCTTGAACTACTGAAAGTCAAAGTCAAAATTTTAGCTGGGGGGCTTCATTGTTGCGATGAGACAACAGTGTTGCCTACAGACAACACTGTTGCCTACAGACAACAAGCGCGATCGCTACGCAACAAGCGTGATCATGACGCAACAGACGCGATCGCTACGCAACAACCGAGTTCTGAAAGCCTTGCCCAGAGCCAATCTTCAGATCCTAAGACTTATTCAGACTTTATTCAGACTCTCTCAGAAGAAGAGCGAGCGAGTTTTTTGAATTTTTGTGTGGAAAAAACCAAAAATCTTAGTCAGCCAGTGAACGACATCGAAGCTTGGTTAGCTCACAAGAACAAAGCCGGAAAAAATCGCTGGGAGGTTTATTACGAAAAATTCTTGGATTCGCAGCATTCTTCATCCAAAAAATCGAGAAACAGCCAAATTGCGAAAAAGCTTCAACAAGAAATTGAGGAACAACGGCTGCAAGCCATTGAAAACTTGAGAGGCAAAACATGA